From the Xiphophorus maculatus strain JP 163 A chromosome 20, X_maculatus-5.0-male, whole genome shotgun sequence genome, one window contains:
- the LOC102238203 gene encoding disco-interacting protein 2 homolog B-A-like isoform X1 — MTDRGVDLSTLPKEVRDQLAELDLELSEGDITQKGYEKKRTKLLAPYIIQTPVAPPQNDAQPPAPSSSSHAPAPAPANSSRYRERRSRRTHRNGGTRDDRYRSDIHTEAVQAALAKNKEEKMALPMPTKRRSTYVQSPIETRTPPDSSSGSEDETSARRQSSAVAPQPQVHPNLQSSDYWMNRSAQGSSTSSSASSTMSHGEAKPQAQSQPQPQYKPQYQPLYQPHHQPQQQPQQQPHRQPQEQSRTAAVTDMLAHSRIAPSENSAPPPDVTAVAPPSRGPRVDLPSNAVVRGMSRGHSRSSMMETADGRTNMQRVPVSSRVSTKIQQLLNTLKRPKRPPLSEFFTDDSEEIVQVPQPDPNTPRPEGRQIIPVKGEPLGVVSNWPPALQAALARWGATQGKSPALTALDITGKPLYTLTYGKLWSRSVKLAYTLLNKLGTKNEQILKPGDKVALVYPNSDPGMFWVAFYGCLLAEVIPVPIEVPLSRKDAGISQVGFLLGSCGVGLALTSEICLKGLPKTPTGEILQFKGWPRMKWVITDSKYLTKPSKDWQPHIPTANTDPAYIEYKASKEGTVVGVAVSKVAMLTHCQALTQACNYCEGETLVNVLDFKKDMGLWHGVLTAVMNRIHTISVPYAVMKACPLSWVQRVHMNKARVALVKCRDLHWAMMAHRDQRDISLASLRMLIVADGANPWSVSSCDAFLNLFQSHGLKPEVICPCAASPEAMTVAIRRPGVPGAPLPARAILSMGGLSYGVIRVNTEDKNSALTVQDVGHVMPGALMCIVRPDGPPQLCKTDEIGEIIINSRAGGTMYYGLPGLTKNTFEVIPVNANGVPIGEIPFVRSGLLGFVGPGSLIFVVGKIEGLLMVSSRRHNADDLVATALAVEPVKTVYRGRIAVFSVTVFYDERVVIVAEQRPDASEEDSFQWMSRVLQAIDSIHQVGLYCLALVSANTLPKTPLGGIHISDTKQFFLDGNLHPCNILMCPHTCVTNLPKPRQKQPVGVGPASVMVGNLVAGKRIAQAVGRDLGMIEDQDLVRKLCMWPTVMHQYLTEALQWRAQTDPDHVLYVLLNAKGVTVGTATCVQLHKRAEKIAAALSEKSSINTGENVVLLYPPGIDLIAAFYGCLYAGCVPVNVRPPHPQNLAATLPTVRMIIDVSKAACILTTQNLMRILRSKEAAASVNIKTWPTIIDTDDLPRRRPPQIYKPPTAEMIAYLDFSVSTTGMLTGVKISHAAVSALCRSIKLQCELYSSRQIAICLDPYCGLGFVLWCLASVYSGHQSILIPPFELESSVSLWLSTLSQYRIRDTFCSYSVMELCTKGLGTQTDLLKARGVNLSCVRSCVVIAEERPRLTLSQSFSKLFKDVGLSSRAVSTAFGSRVNLAICLQGTTGPDPCTVYVDMKSLRHDRVRLVERGAPQSLPLMESGKILPGVRVIIVNPETKGPLGDSHLGEVWVNSPHNASGYYTIYGEESLQADHFNTKLSFGDPHTLWARTGYLGFVKRTELLDASGDRHDALFVVGSLDETLELRGLRYHPTDIETSVSRAHRSIAESAVFTWTNLLVVVSELCGSEQDALDLVPLITNVVLEEHHLIVGVVVIVDPGVIPINSRGEKQRMHLRDSFLADQLDPIYVAYNM, encoded by the exons GTGACATCACTCAGAAGGGCTACGAGAAGAAGAGGACTAAACTCCTGGCTCCCTACATAATCCAAACTCCAG tggcgccccctcagaatgatgCACAGCCCCCTGCTCCCAGTTCGTCCAGCCACGCCCCTGCTCCGGCCCCCGCCAACTCATCCCGGTACCGTGAACGCCGCTCTCGCCGGACGCATCGTAACGGAGGAACCAGGGATGACCGCTACAGATCAG ATATCCATACAGAGGCTGTCCAAGCTGCACTGgctaaaaacaaagaggaaaaaatggcGCTTCCAATGCCAACCAAGCGGCGCTCCACTTATGTGCAGTCCCCCATTGAAACCCGGACCCCACCAG aTTCCTCATCAGGGTCTGAAGATGAGACATCTGCACGCAGACAGTCTTCAGCGGTCGCTCCTCAGCCTCAAGTCCATCCCAACCTGCAGAGCTCGGACTACTGGATGAACCGCTCCGCCCAGGGCTCCTCCACCTCATCCTCCGCGTCCTCCACGATGTCGCACGGTGAGGCCAAACCTCAGGCGCAGAGCCAGCCTCAGCCTCAGTACAAGCCGCAGTACCAGCCGCTGTATCAGCCTCACCATCAACCCCAGCAGCAACCTCAGCAACAACCTCACCGCCAGCCTCAGGAGCAGAGCCGCACTGCAGCCGTGACGGACATGCTGGCTCACAGTCGCATTG ctcCTTCTGAGAACTCCGCCCCTCCTCCAGATGTGACGGCTGTGGCCCCCCCTTCCAGAGGCCCCCGGGTGGACCTGCCCTCCAACGCCGTCGTCCGAGGGATGAGCCGCGGGCACAGCCGCTCCAGCATGATGGAGACCGCTGATG GGAGAACTAATATGCAGA GAGTTCCTGTGAGCAGCAGAGTTTCCACAAAGATCCAGCAGCTGTTAAACACTCTGAAGAGGCCTAAGAGACCCCCACTCAGTGAGTTCTTCACTGATGACTCTGAGGAGATCGTCCAAG TGCCCCAGCCGGACCCCAACACTCCCAGGCCGGAGGGCCGTCAGATCATCCCGGTGAAAGGGGAGCCTCTGGGAGTGGTCAGCAACTGGCCACCAGCCCTGCAGGCAGCGTTAGCTCGCTGGGGGGCCACTCAGGGAAAGAGCCCCGCTCTCACTGCTCTGGACATCACGGGCAAACCTCTCTATACCCTGACTTATG GGAAGCTGTGGAGTCGCAGTGTGAAGCTGGCGTACACACTCCTAAACAAGCTGGGCACCAAGAACGAGCAAATCCTCAAACCTGGAGACAAA GTGGCGCTGGTGTATCCAAACAGCGACCCAGGAATGTTCTGGGTGGCCTTCTACGGCTGCCTCCTGGCTGAAGTCATACCTGTACCTATTGAGGTACCGCTGTCTCGCAAG GATGCAGGTATCAGCCAGGTGGGCTTCCTGCTCGGCAGCTGTGGAGTCGGTCTGGCTCTGACGAGTGAGATCTGCCTAAAAGGTCTGCCAAAGACCCCCACTGGTGAAATACTGCAATTCAAAG GTTGGCCTCGAATGAAGTGGGTGATAACAGACTCTAAATACCTGACCAAGCCATCCAAAGACTGGCAGCCGCACATCCCCACAGCTAACACTGATCCTGCATACATCGAG TACAAGGCCAGTAAAGAGGGCACGGTGGTTGGGGTGGCCGTCTCTAAAGTGGCCATGCTGACCCACTGTCAAGCGCTGACCCAGGCCTGCAACTACTGCGAGG GGGAAACTTTAGTGAATGTCCTGGACTTCAAAAAGGACATGGGCTTATGGCACGGTGTTCTCACT GCTGTAATGAACAGGATACACACCATCAGTGTTCCCTACGCCGTAATGAAAGCTTGTCCTCTCTCCTGGGTGCAGAGGGTCCACATGAATAAAG CTCGTGTAGCTTTGGTAAAGTGCCGTGATCTGCACTGGGCCATGATGGCTCATCGGGACCAGAGAGATATCAGCCTGGCTTCACTACGAATGCTCATTGTTGCTGATGGTGCTAACCCCT GGTCTGTCTCTTCCTGTGATGCCTTCTTGAATCTGTTTCAGTCACATGGGCTAAAGCCTGAAGTTATCTGCCCCTGTGCCGCCTCCCCTGAGGCCATGACAGTAGCTATCCGCAG GCCGGGCGTCCCAGGTGCACCTCTCCCCGCACGGGCCATCCTTTCCATGGGCGGCCTGAGTTATGGGGTCATCCGGGTCAACACCGAGGACAAGAACTCTGCCTTGACCGTACAAGATGTAGGACACGTCATGCCTGGGG CTCTGATGTGTATAGTTAGGCCAGACGGGCCTCCTCAGTTGTGTAAAACCGATGAGATAGGAGAGATAATAATCAACTCCCGTGCTGGAGGCACGATGTACTACGGCCTGCCTGGACTCACCAAAAACACTTTTGAG GTGATACCGGTTAATGCTAATGGAGTTCCTATTGGAGAGATTCCATTTGTGCGGTCAGGACTCCTGGGGTTTGTTGGCCCA GGCAGTTTGATCTTTGTTGTGGGGAAGATAGAAGGCTTACTGATGGTGAGCAGCCGTAGGCACAACGCTGACGACCTGGTGGCCACCGCTCTGGCTGTGGAGCCGGTTAAGACGGTGTACCGTGGAAG GATCGCGGTGTTTTCAGTCACCGTGTTCTATGATGAGAGGGTCGTAATTGTCGCAGAGCAAAGGCCAGACGCCAGCGAGGAGGACAGCTTCCAGTGGATGAGCAGAGTACTTCAG GCAATCGACAGCATCCACCAGGTTGGCCTTtactgtctggctctggtctcgGCCAACACCTTGCCCAAAACACCCCTCGGCGGTATCCACATCTCCGACACCAAGCAGTTCTTCTTGGATGGGAACTTGCACCCCTGCAACATCCTGATGTGCCCCCATACGTGTGTCACCAACCTGCCGAAGCCCCGCCAGAAGCAGCCGG TCGGTGTCGGTCCTGCATCCGTCATGGTGGGGAACCTGGTGGCGGGGAAGCGGATCGCTCAGGCTGTAGGGAGGGATCTCGGCATGATCGAAGACCAGGATCTGGTCCGAAAG CTCTGTATGTGGCCCACTGTGATG CATCAGTATTTGACTGAAGCTCTTCAATGGAGGGCCCAGACTGACCCAGACCATGTTCTCTATGTTCTCCTTAATGCAAAG GGTGTGACAGTTGGGACAGCGACCTGCGTTCAGCTTCACAAGAGAGCAGAGAAGATAGCAGCTGCCCTTTCTGAGAAAAGCAGCATCAACACCGGGGAGAATGTGGTGCTGCTCTATCCTCCTG GGATCGATTTGATCGCGGCCTTCTATGGCTGTCTCTACGCTGGCTGTGTTCCGGTCAACGTCAGGCCTCCGCACCCGCAGAACCTGGCAGCCACTCTACCGACTGTTCGGATGATCATTGAT GTCAGCAAAGCTGCGTGCATCCTCACCACGCAGAACCTCATGAGGATCCTGCGTTCCAAAGAGGCTGCAGCATCTGTTAACATCAAAACCTGGCCAACCATCATTGATACGG ATGACCTCCCTCGCCGACGCCCTCCACAGATCTACAAACCTCCCACAGCAGAGATGATTGCTTATCTGGACTTCAGCGTCTCCACTACAGGCATGCTCACTGGCGTCAAG ATCTCTCATGCAGCAGTCAGTGCCCTTTGTCGCTCCATAAAGCTTCAGTGTGAACTTTACTCTTCTCGCCAAATTGCCATCTGTCTGGATCCTTACTGTGGTCTGGGCTTCGTCTTGTGGTGCCTTGCAAG TGTTTATTCTGGCCACCAGTCAATCCTTATCCCTCCCTTTGAGCTGGAGAGCAGTGTGTCTCTGTGGCTGAGCACGCTCAGTCAGTACCGCATTAGGGACACATTCTGCTCCTACTCCGTTATGGAGCTGTGCACTAAAGGACTGGGCACGCAGACTGACTTACTGAAG GCCCGCGGGGTGAACCTGTCGTGTGTGCGGAGCTGCGTTGTGATAGCAGAGGAGCGTCCTCGTCTCACCCTCTCCCAGTCCTTCTCCAAGCTGTTTAAGGACGTTGGTCTGTCGTCCAGGGCTGTCAGCACTGCTTTTGGCTCCAGAGTTAACCTTGCTATCTGCCTGCAG GGAACCACAGGCCCTGATCCCTGCACGGTGTATGTGGACATGAAGTCTTTACGTCATGATAG AGTGAGGCTGGTGGAGAGAGGAGCACCTCAGAGTCTTCCTCTGATGGAGTCTGGCAAG ATCCTGCCAGGCGTCAGGGTGATCATTGTGAACCCAGAGACGAAAGGTCCACTTGGTGATTCTCATCTGGGGGAG GTCTGGGTGAACAGCCCCCATAATGCCAGCGGTTACTACACCATCTACGGTGAGGAGAGTCTTCAGGCCGACCACTTCAACACCAAGCTCAGCTTTGGAGACCCGCACACTTTGTGGGCCAGAACTGGATACTTGGGATTCGTGAAGAGGACAGAGCTGCTGGATGCAAGTGGAG ATCGGCATGACGCTCTTTTTGTGGTTGGCTCACTGGACGAGACGCTAGAGTTACGAGGGTTACGCTACCACCCTACTGACATCGAAACATCCGTGTCACGAGCTCACCGGAGTATAGCTGAGAG TGCTGTGTTTACATGGACCaacctgctggtggtggtgtcGGAGCTGTGCGGCTCGGAGCAGGACGCGCTGGACCTCGTTCCCCTCATCACAAACGTGGTGCTGGAGGAGCACCACCTCATCGTGGGCGTGGTGGTGATCGTCGACCCGGGCGTCATACCCATCAACTCCAGGGGAGAGAAGCAGCGCATGCACCTGCGTGACTCGTTCCTCGCCGACCAGCTGGATCCCATCTATGTTGCATACAACATGTGA
- the LOC102238203 gene encoding disco-interacting protein 2 homolog B-A-like isoform X3, translated as MTDRGVDLSTLPKEVRDQLAELDLELSEGDITQKGYEKKRTKLLAPYIIQTPVAPPQNDAQPPAPSSSSHAPAPAPANSSRYRERRSRRTHRNGGTRDDRYRSDIHTEAVQAALAKNKEEKMALPMPTKRRSTYVQSPIETRTPPDSSSGSEDETSARRQSSAVAPQPQVHPNLQSSDYWMNRSAQGSSTSSSASSTMSHGEAKPQAQSQPQPQYKPQYQPLYQPHHQPQQQPQQQPHRQPQEQSRTAAVTDMLAHSRIAPSENSAPPPDVTAVAPPSRGPRVDLPSNAVVRGMSRGHSRSSMMETADGRTNMQRVPVSSRVSTKIQQLLNTLKRPKRPPLSEFFTDDSEEIVQVPQPDPNTPRPEGRQIIPVKGEPLGVVSNWPPALQAALARWGATQGKSPALTALDITGKPLYTLTYGKLWSRSVKLAYTLLNKLGTKNEQILKPGDKVALVYPNSDPGMFWVAFYGCLLAEVIPVPIEVPLSRKDAGISQVGFLLGSCGVGLALTSEICLKGLPKTPTGEILQFKGWPRMKWVITDSKYLTKPSKDWQPHIPTANTDPAYIEYKASKEGTVVGVAVSKVAMLTHCQALTQACNYCEGETLVNVLDFKKDMGLWHGVLTAVMNRIHTISVPYAVMKACPLSWVQRVHMNKARVALVKCRDLHWAMMAHRDQRDISLASLRMLIVADGANPWSVSSCDAFLNLFQSHGLKPEVICPCAASPEAMTVAIRRPGVPGAPLPARAILSMGGLSYGVIRVNTEDKNSALTVQDVGHVMPGALMCIVRPDGPPQLCKTDEIGEIIINSRAGGTMYYGLPGLTKNTFEVIPVNANGVPIGEIPFVRSGLLGFVGPGSLIFVVGKIEGLLMVSSRRHNADDLVATALAVEPVKTVYRGRIAVFSVTVFYDERVVIVAEQRPDASEEDSFQWMSRVLQAIDSIHQVGLYCLALVSANTLPKTPLGGIHISDTKQFFLDGNLHPCNILMCPHTCVTNLPKPRQKQPVGVGPASVMVGNLVAGKRIAQAVGRDLGMIEDQDLVRKHQYLTEALQWRAQTDPDHVLYVLLNAKGVTVGTATCVQLHKRAEKIAAALSEKSSINTGENVVLLYPPGIDLIAAFYGCLYAGCVPVNVRPPHPQNLAATLPTVRMIIDVSKAACILTTQNLMRILRSKEAAASVNIKTWPTIIDTDDLPRRRPPQIYKPPTAEMIAYLDFSVSTTGMLTGVKISHAAVSALCRSIKLQCELYSSRQIAICLDPYCGLGFVLWCLASVYSGHQSILIPPFELESSVSLWLSTLSQYRIRDTFCSYSVMELCTKGLGTQTDLLKARGVNLSCVRSCVVIAEERPRLTLSQSFSKLFKDVGLSSRAVSTAFGSRVNLAICLQGTTGPDPCTVYVDMKSLRHDRVRLVERGAPQSLPLMESGKILPGVRVIIVNPETKGPLGDSHLGEVWVNSPHNASGYYTIYGEESLQADHFNTKLSFGDPHTLWARTGYLGFVKRTELLDASGDRHDALFVVGSLDETLELRGLRYHPTDIETSVSRAHRSIAESAVFTWTNLLVVVSELCGSEQDALDLVPLITNVVLEEHHLIVGVVVIVDPGVIPINSRGEKQRMHLRDSFLADQLDPIYVAYNM; from the exons GTGACATCACTCAGAAGGGCTACGAGAAGAAGAGGACTAAACTCCTGGCTCCCTACATAATCCAAACTCCAG tggcgccccctcagaatgatgCACAGCCCCCTGCTCCCAGTTCGTCCAGCCACGCCCCTGCTCCGGCCCCCGCCAACTCATCCCGGTACCGTGAACGCCGCTCTCGCCGGACGCATCGTAACGGAGGAACCAGGGATGACCGCTACAGATCAG ATATCCATACAGAGGCTGTCCAAGCTGCACTGgctaaaaacaaagaggaaaaaatggcGCTTCCAATGCCAACCAAGCGGCGCTCCACTTATGTGCAGTCCCCCATTGAAACCCGGACCCCACCAG aTTCCTCATCAGGGTCTGAAGATGAGACATCTGCACGCAGACAGTCTTCAGCGGTCGCTCCTCAGCCTCAAGTCCATCCCAACCTGCAGAGCTCGGACTACTGGATGAACCGCTCCGCCCAGGGCTCCTCCACCTCATCCTCCGCGTCCTCCACGATGTCGCACGGTGAGGCCAAACCTCAGGCGCAGAGCCAGCCTCAGCCTCAGTACAAGCCGCAGTACCAGCCGCTGTATCAGCCTCACCATCAACCCCAGCAGCAACCTCAGCAACAACCTCACCGCCAGCCTCAGGAGCAGAGCCGCACTGCAGCCGTGACGGACATGCTGGCTCACAGTCGCATTG ctcCTTCTGAGAACTCCGCCCCTCCTCCAGATGTGACGGCTGTGGCCCCCCCTTCCAGAGGCCCCCGGGTGGACCTGCCCTCCAACGCCGTCGTCCGAGGGATGAGCCGCGGGCACAGCCGCTCCAGCATGATGGAGACCGCTGATG GGAGAACTAATATGCAGA GAGTTCCTGTGAGCAGCAGAGTTTCCACAAAGATCCAGCAGCTGTTAAACACTCTGAAGAGGCCTAAGAGACCCCCACTCAGTGAGTTCTTCACTGATGACTCTGAGGAGATCGTCCAAG TGCCCCAGCCGGACCCCAACACTCCCAGGCCGGAGGGCCGTCAGATCATCCCGGTGAAAGGGGAGCCTCTGGGAGTGGTCAGCAACTGGCCACCAGCCCTGCAGGCAGCGTTAGCTCGCTGGGGGGCCACTCAGGGAAAGAGCCCCGCTCTCACTGCTCTGGACATCACGGGCAAACCTCTCTATACCCTGACTTATG GGAAGCTGTGGAGTCGCAGTGTGAAGCTGGCGTACACACTCCTAAACAAGCTGGGCACCAAGAACGAGCAAATCCTCAAACCTGGAGACAAA GTGGCGCTGGTGTATCCAAACAGCGACCCAGGAATGTTCTGGGTGGCCTTCTACGGCTGCCTCCTGGCTGAAGTCATACCTGTACCTATTGAGGTACCGCTGTCTCGCAAG GATGCAGGTATCAGCCAGGTGGGCTTCCTGCTCGGCAGCTGTGGAGTCGGTCTGGCTCTGACGAGTGAGATCTGCCTAAAAGGTCTGCCAAAGACCCCCACTGGTGAAATACTGCAATTCAAAG GTTGGCCTCGAATGAAGTGGGTGATAACAGACTCTAAATACCTGACCAAGCCATCCAAAGACTGGCAGCCGCACATCCCCACAGCTAACACTGATCCTGCATACATCGAG TACAAGGCCAGTAAAGAGGGCACGGTGGTTGGGGTGGCCGTCTCTAAAGTGGCCATGCTGACCCACTGTCAAGCGCTGACCCAGGCCTGCAACTACTGCGAGG GGGAAACTTTAGTGAATGTCCTGGACTTCAAAAAGGACATGGGCTTATGGCACGGTGTTCTCACT GCTGTAATGAACAGGATACACACCATCAGTGTTCCCTACGCCGTAATGAAAGCTTGTCCTCTCTCCTGGGTGCAGAGGGTCCACATGAATAAAG CTCGTGTAGCTTTGGTAAAGTGCCGTGATCTGCACTGGGCCATGATGGCTCATCGGGACCAGAGAGATATCAGCCTGGCTTCACTACGAATGCTCATTGTTGCTGATGGTGCTAACCCCT GGTCTGTCTCTTCCTGTGATGCCTTCTTGAATCTGTTTCAGTCACATGGGCTAAAGCCTGAAGTTATCTGCCCCTGTGCCGCCTCCCCTGAGGCCATGACAGTAGCTATCCGCAG GCCGGGCGTCCCAGGTGCACCTCTCCCCGCACGGGCCATCCTTTCCATGGGCGGCCTGAGTTATGGGGTCATCCGGGTCAACACCGAGGACAAGAACTCTGCCTTGACCGTACAAGATGTAGGACACGTCATGCCTGGGG CTCTGATGTGTATAGTTAGGCCAGACGGGCCTCCTCAGTTGTGTAAAACCGATGAGATAGGAGAGATAATAATCAACTCCCGTGCTGGAGGCACGATGTACTACGGCCTGCCTGGACTCACCAAAAACACTTTTGAG GTGATACCGGTTAATGCTAATGGAGTTCCTATTGGAGAGATTCCATTTGTGCGGTCAGGACTCCTGGGGTTTGTTGGCCCA GGCAGTTTGATCTTTGTTGTGGGGAAGATAGAAGGCTTACTGATGGTGAGCAGCCGTAGGCACAACGCTGACGACCTGGTGGCCACCGCTCTGGCTGTGGAGCCGGTTAAGACGGTGTACCGTGGAAG GATCGCGGTGTTTTCAGTCACCGTGTTCTATGATGAGAGGGTCGTAATTGTCGCAGAGCAAAGGCCAGACGCCAGCGAGGAGGACAGCTTCCAGTGGATGAGCAGAGTACTTCAG GCAATCGACAGCATCCACCAGGTTGGCCTTtactgtctggctctggtctcgGCCAACACCTTGCCCAAAACACCCCTCGGCGGTATCCACATCTCCGACACCAAGCAGTTCTTCTTGGATGGGAACTTGCACCCCTGCAACATCCTGATGTGCCCCCATACGTGTGTCACCAACCTGCCGAAGCCCCGCCAGAAGCAGCCGG TCGGTGTCGGTCCTGCATCCGTCATGGTGGGGAACCTGGTGGCGGGGAAGCGGATCGCTCAGGCTGTAGGGAGGGATCTCGGCATGATCGAAGACCAGGATCTGGTCCGAAAG CATCAGTATTTGACTGAAGCTCTTCAATGGAGGGCCCAGACTGACCCAGACCATGTTCTCTATGTTCTCCTTAATGCAAAG GGTGTGACAGTTGGGACAGCGACCTGCGTTCAGCTTCACAAGAGAGCAGAGAAGATAGCAGCTGCCCTTTCTGAGAAAAGCAGCATCAACACCGGGGAGAATGTGGTGCTGCTCTATCCTCCTG GGATCGATTTGATCGCGGCCTTCTATGGCTGTCTCTACGCTGGCTGTGTTCCGGTCAACGTCAGGCCTCCGCACCCGCAGAACCTGGCAGCCACTCTACCGACTGTTCGGATGATCATTGAT GTCAGCAAAGCTGCGTGCATCCTCACCACGCAGAACCTCATGAGGATCCTGCGTTCCAAAGAGGCTGCAGCATCTGTTAACATCAAAACCTGGCCAACCATCATTGATACGG ATGACCTCCCTCGCCGACGCCCTCCACAGATCTACAAACCTCCCACAGCAGAGATGATTGCTTATCTGGACTTCAGCGTCTCCACTACAGGCATGCTCACTGGCGTCAAG ATCTCTCATGCAGCAGTCAGTGCCCTTTGTCGCTCCATAAAGCTTCAGTGTGAACTTTACTCTTCTCGCCAAATTGCCATCTGTCTGGATCCTTACTGTGGTCTGGGCTTCGTCTTGTGGTGCCTTGCAAG TGTTTATTCTGGCCACCAGTCAATCCTTATCCCTCCCTTTGAGCTGGAGAGCAGTGTGTCTCTGTGGCTGAGCACGCTCAGTCAGTACCGCATTAGGGACACATTCTGCTCCTACTCCGTTATGGAGCTGTGCACTAAAGGACTGGGCACGCAGACTGACTTACTGAAG GCCCGCGGGGTGAACCTGTCGTGTGTGCGGAGCTGCGTTGTGATAGCAGAGGAGCGTCCTCGTCTCACCCTCTCCCAGTCCTTCTCCAAGCTGTTTAAGGACGTTGGTCTGTCGTCCAGGGCTGTCAGCACTGCTTTTGGCTCCAGAGTTAACCTTGCTATCTGCCTGCAG GGAACCACAGGCCCTGATCCCTGCACGGTGTATGTGGACATGAAGTCTTTACGTCATGATAG AGTGAGGCTGGTGGAGAGAGGAGCACCTCAGAGTCTTCCTCTGATGGAGTCTGGCAAG ATCCTGCCAGGCGTCAGGGTGATCATTGTGAACCCAGAGACGAAAGGTCCACTTGGTGATTCTCATCTGGGGGAG GTCTGGGTGAACAGCCCCCATAATGCCAGCGGTTACTACACCATCTACGGTGAGGAGAGTCTTCAGGCCGACCACTTCAACACCAAGCTCAGCTTTGGAGACCCGCACACTTTGTGGGCCAGAACTGGATACTTGGGATTCGTGAAGAGGACAGAGCTGCTGGATGCAAGTGGAG ATCGGCATGACGCTCTTTTTGTGGTTGGCTCACTGGACGAGACGCTAGAGTTACGAGGGTTACGCTACCACCCTACTGACATCGAAACATCCGTGTCACGAGCTCACCGGAGTATAGCTGAGAG TGCTGTGTTTACATGGACCaacctgctggtggtggtgtcGGAGCTGTGCGGCTCGGAGCAGGACGCGCTGGACCTCGTTCCCCTCATCACAAACGTGGTGCTGGAGGAGCACCACCTCATCGTGGGCGTGGTGGTGATCGTCGACCCGGGCGTCATACCCATCAACTCCAGGGGAGAGAAGCAGCGCATGCACCTGCGTGACTCGTTCCTCGCCGACCAGCTGGATCCCATCTATGTTGCATACAACATGTGA